In the genome of Mucisphaera calidilacus, one region contains:
- a CDS encoding phosphoglycerate kinase, with the protein MAKKTITDIDVAGKKVLMRVDFNVPLKDGAITDDRRIRMALDSIKSVLDRGGSLVLMSHLGRPKGEGAEPEFSLAPAAVRLGEMIGSEVVFASDTVGDDAKAKVAALQAGGVVLLENLRFAKAEKKGDEDFAAVLASFGDAYCNDAFGTCHRDHASMVAVPRAMKTDGKPAVCGFLVEKEIQYLSEAIGEPKRPFVAILGGAKVSDKINVIDNLLTVCDKVLIGGAMANTFALAQGYSVGKSMVEPDKVDLAKSLIEKAGDKLVLPIDAHTGDAFSADCDKQIVPADGTAEGYMALDIGPKTAKLFADLVTSAKTVVWNGPMGVFEMPPFDEGTKAVAKAVADSDSVSIIGGGDSAAAIQQLGFADQVSHVSTGGGASLEMLEGKAFNSVDLLDEK; encoded by the coding sequence GTGGCGAAGAAGACGATCACGGACATCGATGTTGCAGGCAAGAAGGTTCTGATGCGCGTGGACTTCAACGTCCCGCTCAAGGACGGCGCCATCACGGACGATCGGCGTATCCGCATGGCGCTCGACTCGATCAAGTCGGTGCTTGACCGTGGCGGCTCGCTCGTGCTCATGAGTCACCTCGGACGGCCCAAGGGCGAGGGCGCCGAGCCCGAGTTCTCGCTTGCTCCTGCGGCTGTGCGACTGGGCGAGATGATTGGCTCCGAGGTCGTCTTCGCCAGCGACACCGTCGGCGACGACGCCAAGGCCAAGGTCGCGGCGCTCCAGGCCGGCGGCGTGGTGCTCCTGGAGAACCTCCGGTTTGCCAAGGCCGAGAAGAAGGGCGACGAAGACTTCGCGGCCGTCCTCGCCTCCTTCGGCGACGCTTACTGCAACGACGCCTTCGGCACCTGCCACCGCGACCACGCCTCCATGGTCGCAGTGCCCCGCGCGATGAAGACCGACGGCAAGCCCGCCGTCTGCGGCTTCCTCGTCGAGAAGGAGATCCAGTACCTCAGCGAGGCGATCGGCGAACCCAAGCGGCCCTTCGTCGCGATCCTCGGCGGCGCCAAGGTCTCCGACAAGATCAACGTCATCGACAACCTCCTCACCGTCTGCGACAAGGTCCTGATCGGCGGGGCCATGGCCAACACCTTCGCGCTCGCCCAGGGCTATTCCGTCGGCAAGAGCATGGTCGAGCCGGACAAGGTTGACCTGGCCAAGTCGCTCATCGAGAAGGCCGGCGACAAGCTCGTGCTGCCGATCGATGCGCACACCGGTGACGCCTTCAGCGCCGACTGCGACAAGCAGATTGTCCCCGCCGACGGCACCGCCGAGGGCTACATGGCGCTCGACATCGGCCCCAAGACCGCGAAGCTCTTCGCGGACCTCGTCACCTCCGCCAAGACCGTGGTCTGGAACGGCCCGATGGGTGTCTTCGAGATGCCGCCCTTCGACGAGGGCACCAAGGCCGTCGCCAAGGCCGTCGCCGACAGCGACTCGGTCAGCATCATCGGCGGGGGCGACAGCGCCGCGGCCATCCAGCAGCTCGGTTTCGCCGACCAGGTCTCTCACGTCAGCACCGGCGGCGGCGCCAGCCTCGAGATGCTCGAGGGCAAGGCCTTCAACAGCGTCGACCTGCTCGACGAGAAATAA
- the ygfZ gene encoding CAF17-like 4Fe-4S cluster assembly/insertion protein YgfZ, translated as MTPLHNHLSQLGGEFLTYGPDEATAVRIPDSFGEFEAEYAAIRRRVGILVLAQQTVLQVTGEDRKDFLHRLVTQEINALEGGQTTRSLQLDTKGRVLADMLVHHGHLCTWLEMDRFHLPAVREILEQRLFTEDVELEHLDDRVFMVLIGPAALQLLAGVAEHTVETMTVESLGTMPRTTHVLTIDGVRVSATRWDMAGELAIRLAAPSDDAVAVHEKLLEAAGYEPDTEPDADFAERRRDSLRGRPIGWAAYNTARIEAGEVLFGVDFGTDCRPAEAGSRVMDETVSFTKGCYLGQEVVARMHNLGHPKRLAVGLRIDSDHLPVAGSQVLKATDDGPTLDVIGAITSSTTSPLQGGTTAAIAMMKWGQHRPGTKVYAIEVGETIEATVTEPGVDALRDKTTT; from the coding sequence ATGACCCCACTGCACAACCATCTCAGTCAGCTCGGCGGCGAGTTCCTCACCTACGGCCCGGACGAGGCCACCGCGGTCCGGATCCCCGATTCCTTCGGCGAATTCGAGGCCGAGTACGCGGCGATCCGCCGGCGCGTCGGCATCCTCGTGCTCGCGCAGCAGACCGTGCTCCAGGTCACCGGCGAAGACCGAAAAGACTTCCTGCACCGGCTGGTCACGCAGGAGATCAACGCGCTCGAGGGCGGGCAGACCACGCGCTCGCTCCAGCTCGACACCAAGGGACGCGTGCTCGCCGACATGCTCGTGCATCACGGGCACCTCTGCACCTGGCTGGAGATGGACCGGTTCCACCTGCCGGCGGTGCGGGAGATCCTCGAACAGCGCTTGTTCACCGAGGACGTCGAACTGGAGCACCTCGACGACCGCGTGTTCATGGTCCTGATCGGCCCGGCAGCGCTGCAACTGCTCGCCGGCGTGGCGGAGCACACGGTCGAGACAATGACCGTCGAGTCGCTGGGCACGATGCCGCGCACCACGCACGTCCTGACCATCGATGGCGTGAGGGTCTCGGCGACACGCTGGGACATGGCGGGTGAACTCGCGATCCGGCTGGCCGCGCCGTCAGACGATGCCGTGGCGGTCCACGAGAAACTGCTGGAGGCGGCGGGCTACGAGCCGGACACGGAACCGGACGCGGACTTCGCCGAGCGCCGGCGGGATTCGCTGCGCGGCCGACCGATCGGCTGGGCCGCCTACAACACGGCCAGGATCGAAGCGGGCGAGGTGCTGTTCGGCGTCGACTTCGGCACCGACTGCCGCCCTGCCGAAGCAGGGTCGCGGGTGATGGATGAGACCGTCTCGTTCACCAAGGGGTGCTACCTCGGGCAGGAGGTGGTGGCCCGGATGCACAACCTCGGCCATCCCAAGCGTCTGGCGGTCGGGCTGCGGATCGACTCGGACCACCTGCCGGTCGCGGGGTCCCAGGTGCTCAAGGCCACCGACGACGGGCCGACACTCGACGTCATCGGCGCGATCACCTCGTCGACAACCTCGCCGCTGCAGGGCGGGACGACAGCGGCGATCGCCATGATGAAGTGGGGGCAGCACCGCCCGGGCACGAAGGTCTATGCGATCGAGGTGGGTGAGACGATCGAGGCGACGGTCACCGAGCCGGGTGTCGATGCGCTGAGGGACAAAACGACCACCTAG
- a CDS encoding metallophosphoesterase family protein gives MATALISDIHGNLDALMAVLSDIEEKGIEQIICLGDIIGYGPNPRECLDLVRDRCAWALMGNHDFAALYEPTGFNATAEAAAFWTRAELENEPDTALRRQRWEFLGNLGIRQDFENMLCVHASPRRPINEYIFPDDVITSPQKVQQIFDRIQTACLVGHTHVPGVFTDEPDFYPPSDLGGTYEFSEEEKCVINPGSVGQPRDRDPRASYAVLEGERVTFHRTEYDIDAVVAKIEKIPDLADFLGQRLLEGR, from the coding sequence ATGGCGACCGCGTTGATTTCTGACATTCATGGCAACCTGGACGCCCTGATGGCCGTGCTCAGCGACATCGAGGAGAAGGGGATCGAGCAGATCATCTGCCTCGGGGACATCATCGGATACGGGCCTAACCCTCGTGAATGTCTGGACTTAGTGCGTGATCGCTGTGCGTGGGCACTGATGGGCAACCATGATTTTGCCGCTCTGTACGAGCCGACCGGTTTCAACGCCACCGCCGAGGCGGCCGCCTTCTGGACCCGGGCCGAGCTGGAGAACGAGCCGGACACCGCCCTGCGCCGCCAGCGCTGGGAGTTTCTCGGCAACCTCGGCATCCGGCAGGACTTCGAGAACATGCTCTGCGTCCACGCCTCGCCGCGACGCCCGATCAACGAGTACATCTTCCCCGACGACGTGATCACGAGCCCGCAGAAGGTCCAGCAGATTTTTGACCGCATCCAGACCGCCTGTCTCGTGGGCCACACCCACGTCCCGGGCGTCTTTACCGATGAACCCGATTTCTACCCGCCCAGCGACCTTGGGGGGACGTACGAGTTCTCGGAAGAGGAGAAGTGTGTCATCAACCCCGGGTCGGTCGGCCAGCCGCGTGACCGCGATCCCCGCGCCTCGTATGCCGTGCTCGAGGGCGAACGCGTGACCTTCCACCGCACGGAGTACGACATCGACGCCGTCGTCGCCAAGATCGAGAAGATCCCCGATCTCGCCGACTTCCTCGGCCAGCGACTCCTCGAGGGCCGCTAG
- a CDS encoding glycosyltransferase family 9 protein has protein sequence MAAGVQVPGPTGPRDGARLLIVRPSALGDVARTVPVLAALRGSFPNASIDWLVHPAYADAIRCHPDLREAIPFDRKGMSGFGLRPSATRKGLSLIRRLRRERYDRVYDLQGLARSGFFTWMSGSRHRVGFADAREGAAWGYNRRHHVNKVHTVDRMLGLLAADGVALQQEPDLRLYTPAEDQRWADSYLAKHGIDAERGFVCVAPTAQWRCKWWPMDRYAALINRIVAEPCCGGRVLVLAAPHEFDELLPLREALDAQAAGRVDFPPTASVGQLMGLLGRSGLVISNDSASLHLGVGLGRPVVGVFGPTDPRRVGPYGHDDAVVQPDAAREPGFTFDYRKHRDDQSLIAQIPVATVWSMILRVAGTSPDRQTSKAV, from the coding sequence ATGGCTGCAGGCGTTCAGGTTCCGGGCCCGACAGGCCCGCGTGACGGCGCACGATTGCTGATCGTGCGGCCCTCGGCGTTGGGCGACGTGGCCCGGACGGTGCCCGTCCTGGCGGCCCTGCGCGGCTCCTTCCCGAACGCATCGATCGACTGGCTGGTCCACCCGGCCTACGCCGACGCGATCCGCTGCCACCCGGACCTCCGCGAGGCGATCCCCTTCGACCGCAAGGGCATGTCGGGCTTCGGGCTGCGGCCGTCGGCAACCCGCAAGGGGCTGAGCCTCATCCGTCGGCTGCGCCGCGAGCGTTACGACCGGGTCTACGACCTGCAGGGCCTGGCGCGGAGCGGTTTCTTCACGTGGATGTCGGGGAGTCGGCACCGCGTCGGGTTCGCGGACGCCCGCGAGGGTGCCGCGTGGGGCTACAACCGTCGCCACCATGTGAACAAGGTCCATACTGTGGACCGGATGCTCGGATTACTGGCAGCAGATGGCGTCGCGCTCCAGCAGGAGCCCGACCTGAGGCTCTACACGCCCGCCGAGGACCAGCGTTGGGCGGACAGCTATCTCGCGAAGCACGGCATCGACGCGGAACGGGGTTTCGTCTGCGTGGCGCCGACGGCGCAGTGGCGCTGCAAGTGGTGGCCTATGGATCGCTACGCCGCCTTGATCAACAGGATCGTCGCCGAGCCATGCTGCGGCGGGCGGGTGCTGGTGCTCGCGGCCCCGCACGAGTTCGACGAACTCCTGCCGCTTCGCGAGGCGCTGGATGCTCAAGCGGCCGGACGCGTCGACTTCCCCCCGACGGCGAGCGTCGGCCAGCTGATGGGGCTGCTCGGCCGCAGCGGCCTGGTCATCAGCAACGACTCGGCATCGCTTCACCTTGGCGTCGGGCTGGGGCGGCCGGTGGTCGGGGTCTTCGGGCCCACCGACCCGCGCCGCGTCGGGCCTTACGGGCATGACGACGCGGTCGTTCAACCCGATGCGGCCCGCGAGCCGGGTTTCACGTTCGACTACCGAAAACACCGCGACGACCAGAGCCTGATCGCGCAGATCCCGGTCGCGACGGTATGGTCAATGATTCTTCGCGTGGCGGGAACCTCGCCCGACCGTCAGACGTCTAAAGCCGTGTAA
- a CDS encoding DUF4349 domain-containing protein: protein MKPTFAWLKIIIVLVVFVLLIGIFLPSLGAARRLAPAHEYNIYVGAGMHAADEADQARSRRPMSAGAYGIESAGIGVAMGRAYASDAPASAAPPASLKAGDVVQAMEEQSQQDPAAERQVIYTGRLIIAVADVQAAIAFVRAQAESMGGHMQSLQGEGITVRVPAQRFDSVIDRIEDLGELRHKSINAQDVTREFQDTEIQLRTARTSYDRLITLLEQAEKTEDVIAIEKELRRLKTEIDRIETRRRYLKDQVALATLTVTFNAKVPQQPTEKPIPIRWLSELAFELLNPQAPPPMNDIFRAGVTFDLPENFVRHYQEGYVTMAMAPGEVGLKVIRHNNYDEGPLEFWLSLVRDTLIDRHGVPVGEPMTEHLNGRWWGKSSTEVAVLEGTKTVAAEPHGYIVGIIAADRHVYTYEAWGPEAALATHRDAIIESMMTLRAR, encoded by the coding sequence ATGAAACCCACTTTCGCCTGGCTGAAGATCATCATCGTTCTTGTCGTGTTTGTCCTGCTGATCGGCATCTTCCTGCCGAGTCTGGGAGCGGCTCGCAGACTCGCACCGGCCCATGAGTACAACATCTATGTCGGAGCGGGGATGCATGCAGCAGACGAAGCGGACCAGGCCAGGTCGAGGAGGCCCATGTCAGCGGGAGCTTATGGCATCGAATCAGCGGGGATAGGTGTCGCCATGGGAAGAGCCTATGCCTCTGATGCGCCGGCCTCAGCGGCTCCGCCAGCATCGCTCAAGGCAGGCGACGTGGTGCAGGCGATGGAAGAGCAGTCGCAGCAGGACCCGGCCGCCGAGCGACAGGTGATCTACACCGGACGATTGATCATCGCGGTGGCGGACGTGCAAGCGGCGATCGCCTTCGTGCGCGCTCAGGCCGAGTCGATGGGCGGGCACATGCAGAGCCTCCAGGGCGAGGGAATCACGGTGCGCGTGCCGGCGCAGCGGTTCGACAGCGTCATCGACCGCATCGAAGACCTGGGCGAGCTGCGTCACAAGAGCATCAACGCGCAGGACGTCACGCGCGAGTTCCAGGACACCGAGATCCAGCTCCGCACGGCGCGGACGTCCTACGACCGGCTGATCACCCTGCTGGAGCAGGCCGAGAAGACCGAGGACGTCATCGCGATCGAGAAGGAGCTGCGTCGGCTCAAGACCGAGATCGACCGGATCGAGACGCGCCGTCGCTACCTCAAGGACCAGGTCGCGCTGGCCACGCTGACCGTCACCTTCAACGCCAAGGTCCCGCAGCAGCCGACCGAGAAGCCGATCCCGATCCGGTGGCTCTCGGAGCTGGCTTTTGAATTGCTCAACCCGCAGGCCCCGCCGCCCATGAACGACATCTTCCGTGCGGGCGTGACCTTCGACCTGCCCGAGAACTTCGTCCGTCATTACCAGGAGGGCTACGTGACGATGGCGATGGCGCCGGGCGAGGTCGGCCTCAAGGTGATCCGCCACAACAACTACGACGAGGGCCCGCTCGAGTTCTGGCTCAGCCTCGTGCGGGACACGCTCATCGACCGCCATGGCGTGCCCGTCGGCGAGCCGATGACCGAGCACCTCAACGGACGCTGGTGGGGCAAGAGCTCGACCGAGGTGGCGGTTCTCGAGGGCACCAAGACAGTCGCAGCGGAACCGCACGGCTACATCGTCGGCATCATCGCGGCCGATCGCCACGTCTACACCTACGAGGCGTGGGGACCCGAGGCAGCGCTGGCGACGCACAGGGACGCCATCATCGAGTCGATGATGACGCTGCGTGCCCGCTGA
- a CDS encoding ribonuclease H family protein gives MALICGIDEAGYGPLLGPLTLARVALEVPEPDADPWSLLDKAVSRTLGKRKGRLVVNDSKKLNVRSVGVVHLETSCLAFAGAADRDTTDVGLFFDGLHETSHRQLDHLPWYAPTQEQPWQPLPTALTEGELAIARSMLRTAMASAGISVRDMAVSLVFEDAFNDLVRKTHSKASASFTYVARHLMAIWRDLGQEQPVVVIDRQSGRTRYRELIAMLLPDATIRVLDESPERSAYHVREGDRSMTLGFETKADGNHFPVALASMLAKYSRELMMERLNGWFTRQLPDLTPTAGYAVDGRRFVNDITPHLPAMGIETNQICRIA, from the coding sequence ATGGCCCTGATCTGCGGCATCGACGAAGCCGGATACGGCCCGCTGCTCGGCCCGCTGACGCTGGCACGCGTGGCACTCGAAGTCCCCGAGCCGGACGCCGACCCGTGGTCGCTGCTCGACAAGGCGGTGAGCCGGACACTCGGCAAGCGCAAGGGACGGCTGGTCGTCAACGACTCGAAGAAGCTCAACGTGCGCTCGGTGGGCGTGGTGCACCTCGAGACGAGTTGCCTGGCCTTCGCGGGTGCGGCGGATCGCGACACGACAGACGTCGGCCTGTTCTTCGACGGCCTGCACGAGACCAGCCACCGCCAACTCGATCACCTGCCCTGGTACGCGCCGACGCAGGAGCAGCCCTGGCAGCCGCTGCCGACCGCGCTGACCGAAGGCGAACTGGCGATCGCCCGGTCGATGCTGCGAACCGCGATGGCTTCGGCTGGCATCAGCGTGCGGGACATGGCCGTGTCGCTGGTCTTCGAGGACGCGTTCAACGACCTCGTCCGCAAGACCCACTCCAAGGCATCGGCCAGCTTCACCTACGTCGCCCGCCACCTGATGGCAATCTGGCGCGACCTCGGCCAAGAGCAACCCGTCGTCGTGATCGACCGCCAGTCGGGGCGGACCCGCTACCGGGAGCTGATCGCGATGCTGCTGCCCGACGCGACCATCCGGGTGCTCGACGAGTCGCCCGAGCGCTCGGCGTATCACGTCCGTGAGGGCGATCGATCGATGACGCTCGGCTTCGAGACCAAGGCCGACGGCAACCACTTCCCGGTGGCGTTGGCCTCGATGCTGGCCAAGTACAGCCGGGAGCTGATGATGGAGCGGCTCAACGGCTGGTTCACGCGTCAGCTGCCCGACCTGACCCCGACGGCGGGGTACGCGGTCGACGGCCGACGCTTTGTGAACGACATCACGCCTCACCTCCCCGCCATGGGCATCGAGACCAACCAGATCTGCCGGATCGCTTGA
- a CDS encoding Fic family protein, which translates to MRDTEDAYRHWDKVRILARAEGLDPEITWGEIVASRSPRLQPVQLHGHGNKPLQYLIPNRLQQELMLIDQQLAGQLTTRDEQPLSVRDKERFIVRALHEEAITSSMLEGAATTRREAKDMLRRQRKPRNRGEQMVLNNYQAIEFARDHLDHSLTPELLLELQTILTRDTLDRPDEVGRFRRRDDVIHVEDRRDNEIIHTPPDAVELPQRLERLCAFANAGNDTRRFIHPVIRASILHFQIGFDHPFCDGNGRTARTLFYWLMLRHGYWLFEYLPISRLIYRAPARYVRAYLYCETDDFDVTYFLMYTAEVIRKAREELQTYIEHKMKQSRDAQHIYRDDSRLNHRQREAIRLITTNPARVLTIAEHQERHQIVNATARTDLLKLAEWGYLTRERIGRRFEFLTGPRLIANPAP; encoded by the coding sequence TTGCGGGACACCGAAGACGCCTATCGCCACTGGGACAAGGTGCGGATCCTGGCCCGGGCCGAGGGTCTGGACCCTGAGATCACGTGGGGCGAGATCGTTGCCTCGAGAAGCCCGCGTCTTCAACCGGTTCAACTGCATGGCCACGGGAACAAGCCACTCCAGTACCTCATCCCCAATCGTCTTCAGCAGGAACTGATGCTGATCGATCAGCAACTCGCCGGACAACTCACCACCCGTGATGAACAGCCGCTCTCGGTGCGAGACAAGGAACGCTTCATCGTCCGTGCTCTGCATGAAGAGGCCATCACGTCCAGTATGCTCGAGGGGGCTGCCACCACGCGACGCGAAGCGAAAGACATGCTGCGCCGGCAGCGCAAACCGCGCAACCGAGGCGAGCAGATGGTTCTGAACAACTATCAGGCCATCGAATTTGCGCGCGACCACCTTGACCACAGTCTCACCCCTGAGTTACTGCTTGAACTCCAGACCATCCTCACCCGAGACACGCTCGATCGGCCTGATGAAGTCGGCCGGTTTCGCCGGCGGGATGACGTTATCCATGTCGAGGATCGACGCGATAACGAGATCATCCATACACCACCCGATGCCGTAGAACTCCCGCAGCGCCTTGAGCGGTTGTGTGCCTTCGCCAATGCCGGCAACGACACGCGTCGATTCATCCACCCGGTGATTCGGGCCTCCATCCTCCATTTCCAGATCGGCTTTGATCACCCCTTCTGTGACGGCAACGGACGAACCGCGCGCACGCTCTTCTACTGGCTGATGCTACGCCACGGCTACTGGCTCTTTGAATATCTCCCGATCTCCAGGCTGATCTACCGGGCTCCGGCCCGTTACGTCAGGGCGTATCTCTATTGTGAGACCGACGACTTCGACGTTACATACTTCCTCATGTACACCGCCGAGGTGATCCGCAAAGCTCGTGAAGAACTGCAGACCTACATCGAGCACAAGATGAAGCAGTCGAGGGACGCTCAACACATCTACCGCGATGACAGCCGGCTCAATCACCGGCAGCGTGAAGCGATCAGGCTGATCACCACGAATCCTGCGAGGGTGCTGACGATCGCCGAGCATCAGGAACGGCATCAGATCGTAAACGCCACCGCACGCACCGACTTGCTGAAACTCGCCGAATGGGGCTATCTCACCCGGGAGCGGATCGGGCGACGCTTCGAGTTCCTCACAGGACCCCGACTCATCGCCAACCCCGCGCCTTGA
- a CDS encoding mannose-1-phosphate guanylyltransferase, translating into MRYALIIAGGSGTRLWPMSTRDLPKQLIPLFGGKSLLELAVERLLGLVGAENLYVCAGSSMRDVMLRTIPSLSADNFIAEPMGRDTLNAIALSCAVLRRQDPDATVGVFTADQLIEPVETFQQIVEQGFSVAEAADDLLVTFGVEPTHPATGYGYLELTDKLPESDAASLVGTFKEKPDLETARTYLAAKDRFLWNSGMFVWKAETLLRAVEQFAPENHGPILELAESWGTEAWEELANTIYPTLKKISIDFAVMEPASRAPDYRVAAIPSPFRWLDVGSWPSYQTTLDPDDANNTSSGCPNTLLDCKNTLVASDDPDHLVAAIGLEDVIIVRTAKATLVCRAQDAERIKQLHAAVGEQHGDAYL; encoded by the coding sequence ATGAGATACGCCCTCATTATCGCCGGCGGCTCCGGCACCCGCCTCTGGCCGATGTCGACCCGGGACCTGCCCAAGCAGCTGATCCCGCTGTTTGGCGGCAAGTCACTCCTCGAACTCGCCGTCGAACGCCTGCTGGGGCTGGTGGGTGCCGAGAACCTCTACGTCTGTGCCGGCTCGTCCATGCGTGACGTCATGCTCCGGACGATCCCGAGCCTCTCAGCGGACAACTTCATCGCCGAGCCGATGGGCCGCGACACCCTCAACGCGATCGCCCTGAGCTGCGCGGTCCTCCGCAGGCAGGACCCCGACGCGACCGTCGGCGTCTTCACGGCGGATCAACTCATCGAGCCGGTCGAAACCTTCCAGCAGATCGTGGAGCAGGGATTCAGCGTCGCGGAGGCGGCCGACGACCTGCTCGTGACCTTCGGCGTCGAGCCGACCCACCCCGCCACGGGCTACGGCTATCTCGAACTCACCGACAAGCTCCCCGAAAGCGACGCGGCCAGCCTCGTGGGCACCTTCAAAGAGAAGCCCGACCTCGAGACGGCCAGGACCTACCTCGCGGCGAAAGACCGCTTCCTCTGGAACTCGGGGATGTTCGTCTGGAAGGCAGAGACCCTGCTGCGTGCCGTCGAGCAGTTCGCGCCGGAGAACCACGGGCCGATCCTCGAACTCGCCGAGAGCTGGGGCACCGAGGCATGGGAGGAGCTCGCGAACACGATCTACCCGACGCTCAAGAAGATCAGCATCGACTTCGCCGTCATGGAGCCGGCCTCGCGTGCGCCCGACTACCGTGTCGCGGCCATCCCCTCGCCCTTCCGCTGGCTCGACGTCGGGAGTTGGCCGAGCTACCAGACCACGCTCGATCCGGATGATGCCAACAACACCTCATCCGGCTGCCCGAACACCCTGCTCGACTGTAAGAACACGCTGGTCGCCTCGGACGACCCGGACCACCTGGTCGCTGCGATCGGCCTGGAAGACGTCATCATCGTGCGCACGGCCAAGGCCACGCTGGTCTGCAGGGCACAGGACGCCGAACGCATCAAGCAGCTCCACGCGGCCGTCGGTGAGCAGCACGGCGACGCCTACCTCTGA
- the ruvX gene encoding Holliday junction resolvase RuvX, whose protein sequence is MKRYLAIDPGGKRTGLALGDDLTKLASPLDVIQTASPTERLRQIRDAIEREQPDELVLGLPLNMDGSEGPAAKAARLFADELREATQLEVHLADERLTSDVADQQMARTGLTHKQKKQLRDALAAATLLQDFLNQSA, encoded by the coding sequence ATGAAGCGCTACCTGGCGATCGATCCGGGCGGGAAACGCACCGGCCTGGCCCTGGGCGACGACCTCACCAAGCTCGCCTCGCCACTCGACGTCATCCAGACTGCGAGCCCGACCGAACGACTCCGGCAGATACGCGATGCCATCGAACGCGAGCAGCCCGACGAGCTGGTGCTGGGTCTGCCGCTCAACATGGACGGCAGCGAAGGGCCCGCGGCCAAGGCGGCTCGTCTGTTCGCCGATGAGCTGCGCGAAGCGACACAACTTGAGGTCCACCTCGCCGATGAGCGTTTGACCTCGGACGTCGCCGATCAGCAGATGGCACGCACGGGGCTGACACACAAGCAGAAAAAACAGCTGCGCGACGCACTCGCCGCTGCGACGCTGCTGCAGGATTTTCTTAATCAGTCCGCCTAG
- a CDS encoding RsmE family RNA methyltransferase: MLDAQRHEAGYAPPHILTIDAQAEATTVTNHEVRENRPPQHADGDHALPRFYAPSLPTPNHADPVEIELDPEEARHAVKARRLQPGSPVELIDGLGHRSLAAILHADGRRVTARIEQTLTHPEPSPRITVASALPKGSRTEDLIDMLVQTGASAWVPLDTEHAVVRPDERRRSRWERRALAGLKQSRRLHRLEIKRVTHPDDLAGWTQPVRLLADAAHGVHKTAKTHAQEIAVAIGPEGGWSQRERSLLLDAGWLSWSLGDSVMRVETAAAVASALLRYLNTGSSDAPADDATASTLL, translated from the coding sequence ATGCTTGATGCTCAGCGGCACGAGGCGGGTTACGCGCCGCCTCACATCCTGACGATCGACGCCCAGGCAGAGGCGACTACAGTGACCAACCACGAGGTCCGAGAGAATCGGCCCCCACAGCACGCAGACGGCGATCACGCCTTACCCCGATTCTACGCACCGTCGCTGCCGACACCGAATCATGCTGATCCGGTCGAGATCGAACTTGACCCCGAGGAGGCCCGGCACGCGGTCAAGGCTCGCCGGCTTCAACCCGGTTCACCCGTCGAGCTGATCGACGGACTGGGCCACCGGTCGCTGGCCGCCATCCTCCACGCCGACGGCAGGCGGGTCACGGCCCGGATTGAACAGACGCTGACCCACCCCGAGCCGTCGCCGCGCATCACCGTCGCCAGCGCCCTGCCCAAGGGCTCGCGGACCGAAGACCTGATCGACATGCTCGTCCAGACCGGGGCCTCGGCATGGGTGCCGCTCGACACCGAACACGCGGTCGTTCGACCCGACGAACGCAGGCGCAGCCGCTGGGAACGACGCGCCCTGGCGGGCCTCAAGCAGTCCCGCAGGCTGCACCGGCTGGAGATAAAACGCGTCACACACCCCGACGATCTGGCGGGCTGGACGCAGCCGGTTCGGCTGCTGGCCGACGCTGCGCATGGCGTTCACAAAACCGCTAAAACACACGCTCAGGAGATCGCGGTCGCGATTGGGCCTGAGGGGGGATGGTCCCAGCGTGAACGGTCGCTCCTGCTCGATGCCGGATGGTTGTCGTGGTCACTCGGCGACTCTGTCATGAGAGTCGAGACCGCTGCCGCCGTCGCCTCGGCACTGCTCAGGTATCTCAACACAGGCTCGTCTGACGCGCCAGCAGACGACGCCACAGCGAGCACCCTGCTATGA